In the Hippoglossus stenolepis isolate QCI-W04-F060 chromosome 14, HSTE1.2, whole genome shotgun sequence genome, one interval contains:
- the LOC118120599 gene encoding tetratricopeptide repeat protein 39C — translation MAGPEQQQQQQQVEEKAEYIDDAEMALQGINMLLNNGFKESDELFRRYRSQSPLMSFGASFVSFLNAMMTFEEEKMQTACDDLRTTEKLCESDSAGVIETIRNKIKKSMDSQRSGVVVVDRLQRQIIVADCQVYLAVLSFVKQELSAYIKGGWILRKAWKMYNKCHSDISQLQETCQRRSSVTQDSLSADNANHNAPLENGVTPEALDRLKGSVSFGYGLFHLCISMVPPHLLKIINLLGFPGDRLQGLSSLMYASESKDMKAPLATLALLWYHTVVLPFFALDGSDTHAGLMEAKAILQRKSVVYPNSSLFMFFKGRVQRLECQINSALACFHDALELASDQREIQHVCLYEIGWCSMIEMNFEDAYRSFERLKNESRWSQCYYAYLTGVCQGASGDLDGASGVFKDVQKLFKRKNNQIEQFAVKRAERLRKTSPTRELCILGVIEVLYLWKALQNCSSSKLQIMNQVLQSVDDASCRGLKHLLLGAIHKCHGNMRDAVQSLQLAARDDYGRQINSYVQPYAVYELGCILLAQPETVGKGRSLLLQAKEDFTSYDFENRLHVRIHSALASLREVVAQ, via the exons GAGCCAGAGCCCACTGATGAGCTTCGGGGCCAGTTTTGTCAGTTTCCTG AATGCCATGATGACAtttgaggaggagaagatgcagACGGCCTGTGATGACCTGAGGACTACTGAGAAACTGTGTGAGAGCGACAGCGCCGGAGTGATAGAGACAATCAGAAACAAGATAAAGAAGAGC atgGACTCTCAAAGGTCAGGTGTTGTTGTGGTGGACCGCCTTCAGAGACAGATCATCGTTGCTGACTGTCAGGTGTACCTCGCAGTGCTCTCCTTTGTCAAACAGGAACTTTCTG CCTACATCAAGGGAGGCTGGATTCTTCGTAAGGCTTGGAAAATGTACAACAAGTGCCACAGTGACATCAGCCAGCTGCAGGAGACCTGTCAGCGCAGGTCCTCTGTCACCCAGGACTCCCTGTCAGCAGACAACGCCAACCACAACGCCCCGTTGGAGAACGGCGTGACGCCCGAGGCCCTGGACCGACTCAAGGGCTCCGTCAGCTTCGGCTACGGCCTTTTCCATTTGTGCATCTCAATGGTGCCGCCACACCTGCTCAAGATTATCAACCTGCTGGGTTTTCCCGGGGACAGACTCCAGGGCCTGTCCTCCCTAATGTATGCAAGCGAGAGCAAGGACATGAAGGCGCCGCTGGCTAC GTTGGCCCTCCTGTGGTACCACACGGTAGTGCTTCCTTTCTTCGCTCTGGATGGCTCTGACACACATGCAGGGCTAATGGAGGCCAAGGCTATTCTGCAGAGAAAGTCGGTGGTTTACCCCAACTCATCGCTCTTCATGTTCTTTAAGGGACGGGTTCAGAGGCTAGAG TGCCAAATCAACAGCGCTTTGGCCTGTTTCCATGATGCTTTAGAGCTTGCATCAGACCAAAGAGAGATCCAGCATGTGTGTCTCTATGAGATTG GATGGTGTAGCATGATAGAGATGAATTTTGAAGATGCGTACAGGTCGTTTGAGAGGCTGAAGAACGAGTCGCGCTGGTCACAGTGCTACTACGCTTACTTAACCGGCG TGTGTCAGGGTGCTTCTGGCGACCTGGATGGAGCGAGTGGAGTTTTCAAAGATGTGCAGAAGCTCtttaagaggaaaaacaaccagATAGAGCAGTTTGCTGTCAAAAGG GCTGAGAGATTGAGAAAGACATCTCCCACCAGAGAGCTGTGCATCCTCGGTGTAATCGAAGTGCTATATCTGTGGAAAGCACTTCAAAACTGCTCCTCATCTAAATTGCAGATAATGAATCAGG TGTTACAGAGTGTAGATGATGCTTCGTGCAGAGGCTTGAAACATCTCCTTCTCGGTGCCATTCACAAATGTCATGGGAATATGAGAGACGCTGTTCAG TCACTCCAGTTGGCTGCTAGAGACGACTATGGACGGCAGATCAACTCATATGTTCAACCATATGCTGTCTATGAACTGGGATGTATACTCCTTGCACAACCTGAG ACAGTGGGAAAGGGAAGATCATTGCTACTTCAAGCAAAG GAGGATTTTACGAGCTACGACTTTGAGAACAGGCTTCATGTCCGCATCCACTCCGCCCTGGCCTCGTTGAGGGAGGTAGTGGCGCAGTGA